In Lodderomyces elongisporus chromosome 1, complete sequence, a genomic segment contains:
- the KIN28 gene encoding TFIIH complex serine/threonine-protein kinase subunit kin28: MSTAAVSKSAVLLSEQNKGNSASMTNANHLPPSLSDQNKAIQNKYTKERKVGEGTYAVVYLGKQQSTKRSIAIKEIKTGLFKDGLDMSAIREVKYLQELKHQNVIELIDVFSATDNNLNLVLEFLPFDLEVLIKDKDIVFKSADIKSWMLMTLRGIHHCHRNHILHRDLKPNNLLISPSGQLKIADFGLARSLGNPNEDLSCNVVTRWYRAPELLFGAKHYTEAVDIWSIGIIFAELMLRIPYLPGKDDVDQLDVTFRAYGTPTEQIWPNVSSLPMYNALHVYPPPSRQEIRTRFSAATEKALDFLILLTQLDPSRRCTSTQALLHDYFVESPAPTEPESLPTKKPKSKREAESDEEDNSSNGSKKRRM; this comes from the coding sequence ATGTCTACGGCTGCAGTTTCAAAAAGTGCAGTACTATTATCGGAGCAAAACAAGGGTAATAGTGCATCCATGACAAATGCGAATCATTTACCTCCATCCTTGAGTGATCAGAACAAAGCTATCCAAAACAAGTATACCAAGGAGCGCAAAGTTGGTGAAGGTACATATGCTGTCGTCTACTTGGGCAAGCAACAAAGTACTAAGCGGTCTATTGCTATTaaagaaatcaaaactGGTTTGTTTAAAGATGGACTAGATATGTCTGCTATTAGGGAAGTAAAATATTTGCAAGAGCTAAAGCACCAAAACGTGATTGAACTAATCGATGTCTTCTCAGCAACCGATAACAACTTGAACCTCGTATTGGAGTTTTTGCCTTTTGACCTTGAAGTTTTAattaaagataaagatatTGTTTTCAAGAGTGCTGACATAAAATCTTGGATGTTGATGACCTTGCGAGGTATTCATCATTGCCACCGAAATCATATTTTGCATCGAGACCTCAAGCCAAACAATTTATTAATCTCACCTCTGGGACAGCTTAAGATTGCAGATTTTGGTCTTGCTCGAAGTTTGGGGAATCCTAATGAAGATCTTAGTTGCAACGTTGTGACACGATGGTATCGTGCGCCTGAATTGCTATTTGGCGCAAAACATTATACCGAGGCAGTAGATATCTGGTCCATTGGCATTATATTTGCTGAATTGATGCTCAGGATTCCATATCTTCCTGGCAAAGATGATGTGGATCAGTTGGATGTCACATTTAGAGCATATGGAACGCCAACAGAACAAATTTGGCCAAACGTCTCGAGTTTGCCAATGTATAATGCATTGCATGTCTATCCGCCTCCATCAAGGCAAGAGATTAGGACCAGGTTCAGCGCTGCTACAGAGAAGGCATTGGATTTCTTGATATTACTAACGCAGTTGGATCCAAGCAGAAGGTGTACTTCAACACAGGCATTATTGCACGATTACTTTGTCGAGAGTCCGGCACCCACAGAGCCAGAAAGCTTACCGacaaagaaaccaaagagcaaaagagaAGCTGAAAGTGACGAAGAGGATAACTCAAGTAACGGATCAAAGAAACGCCGCATGTAA
- the VPS34 gene encoding Phosphatidylinositol (PI) 3-kinase (BUSCO:EOG0926137U), translating into MTEVKSLDTGLSDAKTRSIATFGLTRDLKQPIMVKICYLECTNPHPQLATMSEKLEDPKVFKNLSKIYRNSDLFVQVELFDGKNNNPLSTPVQTSYRAFNNKRRLWNQYLKLMISYNQVYLDSYLKFTLLEIVETKPEVFGVGYISLFNTRTSTLRTGSQKIPVYTKHGNGVDIEDVRDKLDYTDSSGLTDIEKNLIKYENGEYPRISWLDKLALPQVSASKDVNKDHNYYLYIEMPNLEFPFVYSDITYNVPTLQQLNTSETGVGATAAATAPGSKIINSIDIPMSSVNPKLMKIYDPDFDVTAKFLSNNNNFNSNANDIATTTNNAILPGYDTTAAATIATNSTPIAAIASASATNMLDPIELKFHKLERNINNNSIIDKDLKPTPQLRDELHKILLKPSNSELSDNEKNLLWRFRYYFSKNNSLESSSNASASKSFLPKFLKSINWENDYELNHTFKEILPLYWNVDKLQVGDALELLDNYFNPYTLTQGMLSEAAELRNDYKLKDEEARFRKVFNHVSYLRKLAVERLRKASSEELMLYLLQLVQALKYEALMYREQFSSDEENDSQSLNLPLADFLIESAVKNESLGNFFYWYVKVENEDYLNKQVFSTNLNAPLNTPTSSNSKNKNNNIYAFVLNKYIESLKLYCHENKLPYYKHLKRQIWFIKKLTNLVELLRKTFKKNEATMRKVEFLRDYLSASSNELLKFPEPFPLPLDPSVIVCGCYPQESSVFKSSLAPLKITLKTLEGKKTHHSSQVFGKKTNKHGKYPLMFKIGDDLRQDQLVIQIINLMDQLLKNENLDLKLTPYKILATSPVAGLIQFVPNETLDSILSKNSQMTVTISEAMNTTETSVQQNASGNGILNYLRLHSREKQPVEPVSKSVLHSVISSTSGLSNLGNNAAASRNSIQTVVSDLGVSPALMDNYVKSCAGYCVITYILGVGDRHLDNLLLSPNGKFWHADFGYILGRDPKPFPPLMKLPIQVIDGMGGLNHENYNIFKSYCFITYSALRKNSNLILNLFQLMLDANIPDITVDPSRVISKVQEKFCLQMTEEEAILHFQNLINDSVNAFLPVVIDRLHSLAQYWRA; encoded by the coding sequence ATGACTGAAGTTAAATCGTTGGATACAGGCTTGAGCGATGCCAAAACGCGATCAATTGCAACCTTTGGACTTACACGAGATCTCAAACAACCCATAATGGTCAAAATATGTTATCTAGAATGCACTAACCCACATCCGCAGCTCGCCACCATGTCTGAAAAACTAGAAGACCCCAAAGTGTTTAAAAATCTATCGAAAATATATCGAAACTCGGATTTATTTGTTCAGGTGGAGTTGTTTGATGGCAAGAATAACAACCCGTTGAGTACACCCGTCCAAACCTCATATCGTGCATTTAACAATAAGCGTCGACTATGGAATCAATACCTTAAACTAATGATTAGTTATAATCAGGTTTATTTAGATTCGTACTTGAAATTCACATTATTGGAGATTGTTGAGACCAAACCGGAAGTGTTTGGTGTAGGGTATATAAGCTTGTTTAATACGAGAACATCCACTTTAAGGACTGGATCGCAAAAGATACCCGTGTATACAAAACACGGGAACGGGGTAGATATTGAAGATGTCCGGGACAAGTTGGATTACACAGACTCCTCGGGATTGACAGACatagaaaagaatttgatCAAATATGAAAATGGAGAGTACCCGAGAATAAGCTGGTTGGATAAACTTGCTCTACCACAAGTTAGTGCATCAAAGGATGTGAACAAGGACCACAATTACTACCTATATATTGAGATGCCCAACCTCGAGTTTCCGTTTGTGTATTCTGACATCACTTATAACGTCCCTACCTTACAGCAGTTGAATACACTGGAAACCGGAGTGGGTGCCACTGCAGCCGCGACTGCCCCAGGGAGCAAAATAATTAACTCTATTGACATACCAATGTCGAGCGTTAATCCgaaattgatgaaaataTATGACCCCGATTTTGATGTTACGGCTAAATTTTTGCtgaataacaacaattttaATTCTAATGCCAATGATATTGCCACTACTACCAATAATGCTATTCTTCCTGGTTATGATAccactgctgctgccacGATTGCCACCAACTCTACTCCAATTGCTGCTATAGCTTCTGCCAGCGCAACTAATATGCTAGACCCAATTGAGCTTAAATTTCACAAACTTGAAAGAAACATCAATAATAATTCGATAATTGATAAAGATTTGAAACCGACCCCACAATTAAGAGACGAGCTTCACaaaattttgttgaagCCGTCGAACTCGGAACTTTCCGACAATGAGAAGAATCTTTTATGGCGGTTCCGTTACTATTTCAGCAAGAATAACTCATTGGAGTCTAGTTCCAACGCATCAGCGTCAAAATCCTTCTTGCCcaagtttttgaaatccATCAATTGGGAGAATGATTATGAATTGAACCATACTTTTAAGGAGATTTTACCACTTTATTGGAATGTTGATAAATTACAAGTTGGAGATGCTTTGGAATTACTCGATAACTATTTCAATCCATATACATTGACACAGGGTATGCTATCGGAAGCAGCGGAATTGAGAAATGATTACAAGCTCAAAGACGAAGAAGCACGGTTTAGAAAGGTATTTAATCATGTGTCTTATCTAAGAAAGTTAGCAGTGGAGAGGCTACGAAAAGCAAGTAGCGAAGAGTTGATGCTAtatcttttgcaacttgTCCAAGCACTTAAGTACGAGGCTTTGATGTATAGAGAGCAGTTTAGTAGTGATGAGGAGAATGATTCCCAGTCCTTAAACCTTCCACTTGCAGATTTCCTTATTGAATCAGCTGTGAAGAATGAAAGTTTAGGgaactttttttattggtATGTCAAAGTAGAGAATGAGGATTATCTTAACAAACAAGTGTTTCTGACCAACTTAAATGCTCCTTTGAATACGCCTACATCATCTAAcagcaagaacaagaacaataacATTTATGCATTTGTTTTAAATAAATACATTGAATCTTTGAAACTTTATTGTCACGAGAACAAACTTCCTTATTATAAACATCTTAAAAGACAAATATGGTTCATTAAAAAACTCACAAACTTGGTTGAGCTTTTGCGAAAAACatttaaaaagaatgaagCAACAATGCGCAAAGTAGAGTTTTTGCGAGACTACTTGTCGGCATCGTCCAATGAGTTGCTAAAGTTTCCTGAGCCATTTCCACTTCCATTAGACCCATCAGTGATTGTTTGCGGTTGTTATCCACAAGAGTCTTCTGTTTTCAAATCATCCTTGGCCCCATTGAAGATTACACTCAAAACACTCGAAGGCAAAAAAACCCATCATTCCTCTCAAGTGTTTGggaaaaagacaaacaaGCATGGTAAATACCCACTCATGTTCAAGATTGGCGACGATTTACGACAAGACCAATTAGTTATCCAAATAATCAATTTAATGGATCAGTTGCTCAAGAATGAGAATCTAGATTTGAAACTCACGCCATATAAAATTTTAGCAACTAGTCCCGTTGCAGGCTTGATACAGTTTGTTCCTAATGAAACTTTGGATTCGATTTTGTCCAAAAATAGTCAAATGACGGTAACAATATCCGAAGCTATGAATACCACTGAGACCTCGGTACAACAAAATGCAAGTGGTAATGGAATTTTAAACTATCTTCGGCTCCATAGTCGGGAAAAGCAACCTGTTGAGCCTGTCTCGAAAAGTGTCTTACATTCCGTTATATCTTCAACATCGGGCCTTTCCAATTTGGGAAACAATGCTGCAGCCAGCCGCAACTCTATACAAACTGTCGTATCTGACTTGGGTGTTTCACCCGCGTTGATGGATAACTACGTGAAATCGTGTGCAGGATATTGTGTTATAACGTATATACTTGGTGTAGGAGATCGACATTTGGACAATTTATTACTTTCACCAAATGGGAAATTCTGGCATGCAGACTTTGGGTACATCCTTGGGAGAGACCCAAAGCCATTTCCGCCCTTGATGAAGTTGCCAATCCAGGTAATTGATGGAATGGGTGGTTTGAATCATGAAAACTAtaacattttcaaaagctATTGTTTCATTACATATTCAGCATTGAGGAAAAACAGCAATTTAATACTCAATTTATTCCAGTTGATGTTGGATGCTAATATTCCAGATATAACAGTCGACCCATCAAGAGTTATCAGCAAAGTGCAAGAAAAATTCTGCTTGCAAATGACCGAAGAGGAGGCGATTTTGCATTTCCAAAACTTAATCAACGATAGTGTCAATGCATTCCTACCCGTGGTAATTGATAGGTTGCACAGTTTGGCACAATACTGGAGGGCTTAG